A window of Polynucleobacter sp. KF022 genomic DNA:
CATCAGCACAGCGATCTAAACACCCAGCTTTATTGACGCGAATCTTTCCTGATCCTGCAAGACCGAGCTCTTTAACCCTTTTCTTTGCGTAATCAAATAATGCAAAGGCATTGTGCTGATCACAGCATGCTTCACCATTACTGCGTTGGTTTAAACAAAAGAATAGATGGTGTGAAAAGCTCATAGAAAAATTATATTCATCAATGTTTTGATTTAAATTCCTTAGCGCTACGAAGCATCCAAATCAGTGCCAGAGGTAACCATACTACTGAAACCCACTGCATGAGCTCATTAAAGTGCAATAAACGCCCCTGATACCAATGTCTTAGCGTCAGAATGAAATAGGGATTATCGGGTAAAACGTTAACCGCTATTGTTGTGCCAACTAAACAAATCAAGGCCAACCAAAATTTCTGCTCAGGCTCTAGCCTTAAGGTCCTCCTCAATAAGATGCTGCCCAGCACCATTCCCCAAATAGCCCCTGCAGTTAGCCAATTCAAACTCAATTCCGCCCCAAACTGAAGTGCTGTAAACAGGATCTTGATTGTGACTGTCAAACCTAAAAGCCCATTGAGGATGCGCCACTGAGGAGCTTTGGCACGCATACCTAGCGATAACAATAAAGCAACACCTAACCAACAGAGCGATGTAATCACCGCCTCTTGAATGACGTGATTAATCACTAAGGTACCCCAGTCTACTGATGCGAATATGGCATGCCCCCAAACTCCAGTGCCCAACCAAGAGCTTTGCGGATAAATTTGCGACCACGGAAATAACAAGAACAGGGCACAAGCCGCCCAATTTAAACCAAACCATTGGTCAAAGCGCCGACGAATTGCACTTCCAGAAAGCCATTGTGGGCCCAAGGGAATAGCCAATAAACCTCCCAAGAGACCGCCTAAGACATTAGCCCACCAATCCATCTGACTGGGTATGCGTGTAGGCAACCAAGATTGCAACGTTTCTACACCTAGGGCTAATGCAGCGCTCAAACCAAGAGCAACGCCCAGCGCCACAAAGTTACGCCATCGTGGATAGGCGGCGAACATCACCAAAAATCCCAAAGGGATATAAGCAAGAATATTGACCGCCACATCAAATAAAGTAATAAAACGCGGCAGGGGGGCATTTAACCAGGCGCCAGCGGATATTCCATTGTGGAAATCAAAATCAAAGGGATTCAGGCTGACATAGAGAATCAAGAGCGCATAGCTTAGGCTCATGGCTCTGGCCAATGGCATAGCCTGCAAAGGCCATACCAACTTCCGAGGTCGTTGATCTTTTTGATCCATCCCACAATTCTAGGTCAGACCTTTCTACAATGGCGGAATGACTGCAAATTGCATCCTTGAGCGTATTACCGAGACCAAATCAACCAATGACGATCTTTTGGTGCGCTGGCGCGCGGGTCAGTTAATTGACCCAATAGCACGCATTGCCCACAAACAAACAGCAGGCAAAGGAAGGGCCGGTCGATCATGGCTAGCCAATCCGGAAGATTCTCTTTGCTTCTCCTTAGCCTTTCCGTTTAAAAGAACTCCTGCAGAACTGAGTGGTTTGAGTTTGTTGGTTGGTCTAGCAGTCATATCTGGGATTGCACAAGCTTGCGACCTCAATGAATCAAAACTTCACGAATTAGGTCTTCGCCTAAAGTGGCCAAACGATTTGTTGCTCAATGGATGCAAACTCGCTGGCATTCTGATTGAAGGTGGTCAAGCAAAAGCAGGGGATGCTACTTGGATGATTATTGGCATTGGCATCAACTTACGCAATGCGGAGGCAATTGAAGCAAATCTAGGTAATGGATTGAAAGCAAGCTCAATTCAGCAGATTACAAACTCACCGCCTGATGTCGAATACCTTTGGCTGAAATTAATCGCCTCGCTTGAGCATCATCTCGCAGAATTTGATCAACATGGATTTAAGCCTTGCATGGGGTCCTGGATGAAATGGGATGCTTATCGAGATCATGCCGTTTGCATTTCTGGTGCGGGAAAAGATGCTGTTAATGGTATTGCTAAAGGCGTCGATGAATTTGGAGCATTACTATTGCAACAAGAAAACAAAACAATCGCCATTCACGCAGGTGATGTTTCATTGCGGATTCAATCATGAGCCTTTATTTATTCTTTGATGTTGGTAATACACGCCTCAAATGGGCTGCCGTGGAATCCAATCAAAACCCAAGTGCCCAACAAAAAAAGTTGTGGGCTTACTCAGGCTCTATTAGTAGCAAGTCTTTGCAGTCTGAAGAACATCGTGCTGAATTAGCAGACTATATTTCTAAGACACTTCCAAAACCAGATGCCATTGGTTTTAGCTGTGTTGCCGGCGAAGAGGCTATCTCCAATCTCAAATCTCTGTTTCCACAATGGAGTGATTTGAACTGGAAGCAATTACAAGGTGACAGTACCTACTCGGGTATGCGTAGCCTATACCAAGACCAGAGCAAGTTAGGAGCTGATCGCTGGGCGGCCCTCATCGGAGCTCGCGCCCTATCTACTCATAACACCTTAATCGTCAATGCTGGCACTGCTACTACGATTGACTTGCTTGGCTCTAATGGAGTTCATTACGGCGGGTGGATTCTGCCCGGTCTTGGACTGATGCAAGAAAGCCTGCAGAGCAAAACCGCGCAACTCCCTTTAGCAATTCGTGAAGAATCTCAGCAAGAATTTGGAATCACTACGAATGAAGCCATTATTGGCGGATGTGATGCAGCGCAAATTGGTGCTATTCACTACGCATTACTACAAGCTAAAAAATTAAATCATCCTGTCGAACGAATTTGGCTTGATGGTGGCAATGCAAAAGTTCTTCTTACTCAAATAAAAAAATCTGACTTGCAGAGTTGGCCGATTGAGCAAACTGAGGGCTTAGTACTTCGCGGCATTTGGGCGTGGTTACTCCAAAATCTTTAAGAACGGATTTTGCCTAAAAGACTGGTAGTAGAGCGTTCATATAAAAACGGTATAGCAACCGCTTTCCCGCCCCAACTTTTTACAAGATGGGTCTCCGCTAAAGTATCGATTTCATAATCTCCACCCTTGACATAAATATCGGGGCGAATTTTTTCAATTAAGTTGACAGGGGTTTGTTCGGTAAACAACACTGCCATGTCTACGCTCTCCAATGCAGCCAATAAGGCCTGGCGATCAGCCTCAGTATTAATGGGTCTGTCATCGCCTTTGCCCAGCATCTTTACAGAGGCATCTGAATTCACGCCCACTATCAAACTAGCACCTAAAGCACGTGCTTGGGCTAAATAACTAGCATGTCCGCGGTGCAAGATATCGAAGACGCCATTTGTAAAGACTAATGGCCTAGGAAGCTTTGCTAAGCGAGCCGCAAGTTCATCCGGCGGACATACTTTGGCTTCGAAAGAGGGTGGTGGCAACTTACTCATGGCTCAATATTAATGGCAATTTTGCAATGCCAGCGATATTGCTGAGAATGTCTTAGACTTGGCCTCTATCAAGCGAAATTTAAAGGCGCAATATGCACCGCAATTTAATGAATTGGCTCCTTCCCTTCTTATTTCTCCTGCCCGGAGTTCAGGTGGCCAATGCAGCAAACAGCTGTAGCCCACTACTTTCTCATACCTTCCCCCGCCTGCAGGACGAGACGCCACAAAATCTATGTCAATACCAAGGCAAAGTCATTCTGGTCGTAAATACTGCCAGCTTCTGCGGCTTTACGAGCCAATATGAGGGTCTTGAGAAGATTTATGCCAAATATAAAGACCAAGGATTTGTAGTGCTTGGCTTTCCATCTAACGACTTCGGACAACAAGAGCCTGGCAGCAACAAAGACATTGCTGACTTCTGCAAAAACACTTACGACGTAAAATTCCCGATGTTTTCTAAAAGTTCGATCTCAGGCAGTAACCCAAACCCGCTGTTTAAGATGTTAATTACAAAAACTGGTACAACACCCAAATGGAACTTTTATAAGTACCTAATAGATCGAAATGGCAATGTGGTTGATTCCTATGGAAGTATGACTAAACCTACCAGCAGTAGCATTACCAATCAAATTGAAAAGCTTTTAGGAGAGAAGGTCCAGTGAGTCAAAAACGGATTGCCATTATTGGCGCAGGCATCTCTGGATTGGGTTGTGCATACGCCTTAAGACAACACCCTGAATTTGAAATTACCTTATACGAAGCCGGTGGCCACATTGGCGGCCATAGCAACACAGTAGATTTCACTTGCAATCTCAATGGTAAAGAAATCACACATGGTGTCGATACTGGATTTTTAGTTTTCAATCGAAAAACTTATCCCCGTCTTGTGCGACTATTTGAGGAAATACAAGCGCCTGTAGCCCCCTCAGAAATGTCCTTCTCTGTTTCGATTGATGCCTCTTTAAAGTCAGGCTCCAGCAAAAAGATTGAGTGGGCAGGCAATGACATTAACTCATTTTTTGGTCAGCGCTCCAACCTTCTGTCCCCCTCTTTTTGGCATATGGCTTATGACATATTGCGCTTTAATCGTCTAGCAACCCAGCTAGCTCATGAGCAAATTGATGCCGGTCATCAATACAAAGAACCAGATGAAAAAATTGCTGATTTTTTAATGCGCCATCGCTTTAGTCAAAGCTTTAAAGAAAATTATTTTCTGCCGATGATCGGCGCAATTTGGTCATGCTCAGTTGAGCAAATGCTTGAATTTCCAATTCAAACTATGGTGCGCTTCTGCCATAACCATGGTCTTTTACAGATTCAAAATCGCCCTCAATGGTTAACCATCAAAGGCGGATCGCGCGAGTATGTAAAACGCATTGTTGCTGCGATAGAAAAGCATGGGGCAGTCATTAAACGTGATTGTGTTCTGCGAGTAAATACCAGTCATGATGGCGGTCAAGCAGAGGTTATTAGTCAAGCTGGGTCAAGCTATTTTGATGAAGTCATCATGGCTTGTCACAGCGATCAAGCGCTAGATTTAGTTCACGGCATTGATCAAGAGGCCAGAAATATTTTGGCGGCTATTCCTTATCAAAAAAATCGGGCCATTCTTCACACTGACACTCGCTTCTTGCCTGAGGCTAAGCGTTGTTGGGCTGCCTGGAATTACACTGCTAAGTCTGGCGACAAGCCAAATGCAAAACAGCATGTCAGCGTTAACTATTTAATTAATCGCTTGCAGCCACTTCCAGATCAACTGAAAAATACACAAATTATTGTTAGCTTAAATCCCTCTGAAGAGCCAGATCCAAAGCTAGTGCATCAGGAGATTCACTATTCGCATCCCGTCTTTGACATGAGTGCAATACAAGCGCAGAAAGAGCTGCCTTTGATTCAAGGCCTATCATCCATTTGGTATTGCGGCGCCTGGACTGGCTTTGGGTTTCATGAAGATGGCCTACGTTCCGGCGAACTAGTTGCAGAAGCCTTAATTGAAAGCGTTCGTCAGCCCATCAAAGCAAAACAAGATAGTTAATGGCGCAAACAAAGATTAACTTTGGAGTAGTCAAGCACCAGCGCATGCGGCCGGCTAAAAATGCTTTTGGGTATGGGGTATTTACCATCTCCGTTCCGATGCGTGCCCGCCAAGCAAACCCAAATTTACTAAATGATTACGGCTTAAGCGATAACCGCTGGGGAATTTGTGCCTTTTTTGACAAAGACCACGGCCTAGGCGAACCTAATAGTCTTGCCTGGATCGAGAAGATTCTTGCTGATAACCAAATACCTCATGTTGATGGAGAAATCTGGTTACAAACTTTTCCAAGGGTATTGGGCTACGTTTTTAATCCGGTGAGTTTCTGGATCTGCACTCGGGCGGATGGCCAAGTACAGGCAGTGTTAGCTGAGGTAAATAATACTTTTGGTGAGCGTCACTGCTATTTACTATTTAAAGATTCAGGTGAAGTACTGCACTCCGGCGAAACACTCACCAGCAAGAAAGTATTTCATGTATCGCCATTTTGCGAGGTACGAGGTGAATACCATTTTCGCTTTTTATTTCCGCAAGATAGCAGTAGCGGCAAAAACAGTGTCTATCGTATTGAGCTGCATGAGGACGGTCTACCCCTCATCAATACCAGTATTAGTGGCGCCAGCCGCCCTCTAAGCCGCGCTAATGTTTATCTGGCATTGCTTCGCTACCCCCTCATGAGTTTAGGTGTGATTTTCCGAATTCACTGGCAGGCATTGAAATTATGGATAAAAGGTGTACCCTTTCACTCAAAGCCTAAACCACCAGAACTAGAAGTCAGCAGATGAATCGCCCTGGACAATCACTTCTCTCGAGACTCAACTTTTCTCGCCCTCAAGAGCGAGCTTACTCTTCACATAAGCATCAACTCAGCGCTAAGACACTTTTAACGCTCTTAACTCAACTTAGTAGTGGTTACTTGAAGTTGACGCTTCCAGATGGAGAGAAGCGAGAGTTTGGAAATCATGGCGATCAGTTGCATGCCGAAATCCACATACTAGAGTGGTCTGTTTTTAAAGAAATCATGTCTCATGGAGATATCGGTTTTGCTGAGAGCTATATACAGGGTAAATGGAATACCCCAGATCTCAAAGCTCTACTTGAGCTGGCTATTCGTAACCGAACCATTTTAGAAAAAGCCATCTATGGCAACTGGTATGGATCAATCTTTTATCGCCTGAAACACTGGTTAAGAGATAACAGCAAAACCGGTAGCCGTAAAAATATTCATGCTCACTACGACCTAGGAAATGCTTTCTACACCCTGTGGCTCGACCCCACTATGAGCTACTCCAGCGCCTGGTTCTCAGAGGGAGATAAGCAAGAATTGGCCGATGCTCAACGTGCAAAAATTAGACGCATTCTGGAATCTCTTCAGACAAAACCAGGGGATCATGTTTTAGAAATTGGTTGCGGTTGGGGTGGAGTAATGGAAGAATCACTGCGTACCAATAGAGCAATTACCGGCCTCACTTTATCTACAGAACAAAAAGCTTTTGCTGAAAGCCGCCTTTTAGCAGTGCAGTCCCAAATGACAAATCCAGCTTCATTTGAAGTGCGATTGCAAGACTATCGCGATTGCCAAGAAAAATTTGACGGTATTGCCTCAGTTGAAATGTTTGAGGCGGTTGGTGAAAAACATTGGCCGGAGTATTTTGAAACGGTTGCCAAATGTTTAAAAGCTGGTGGCAAGGCCTGCATTCAAACCATTGTTATTGCCGAAGATCTATTTGAGCGCTATCGACGTAATACCGACTTTATTCAGCAATACGTTTTTCCTGGCGGTATGCTGCCATCGCGGGCAAGCTTTAAGGCTAGCGCTGCTAAGGCTGGGCTGAAAATCGAACAAGAGTTTGCCTTTGGTGCGGACTACGCAAAAACACTGTGTCTCTGGAGAGATGGTTTTAATCACAAACTTCAAGAAGTGCGCCAACTAGGATTTGACGAAGCATTTATTCGACTCTGGAACTTCTACTTAATGTATTGTGCAGCCGGCTTTACTGAGCGCAACATTGATGTAGTGCAATTCACACTCAGCCACCAACCATCGACAGCATCTTCCGATGCGCTGAGCGTATGAAGCAATCAGGCATTGAACAATTTGTAGGAAAAAGAGTTTGGGTCATTGGGGCCTCGAGTGGTATTGGGGAAGCTTGCGTGAAAGCCTTGCTGGCCCAAGGCGCCAAGGTAGCGCTTTCTAGCCGTAGGGTTGAGCGCCTCAATCAAATTGCCCTTAATAGCGATACAAATCAAACTCTCGTTATTCCACTGGATGTTACTCGTAACGAACAGTTAAAAGAGGGATATAAGACCATACTCAATGCATGGGGCGGCATTGATCTTTTGCTTTTTGTTTCTGGCGTATATACGCCTCTCAGAGCGGATAACTTTGATATTCAAATAGCCGAGAAAACAATTGATGCTAATCTTTTGGGGCCTATGAGGGCGGTTGCATTAGTAACCCCCGAGATGCTTAAAGCCCATTCTGGACACATCGCCATCGTTGGCAGTGTGGCAGGCTATAGTGGCCTACCAAAAGCCTTGGCCTATGGCCCTAGTAAAGCCGCCATCATCAATTTTTGTGAGAATTTATATTACGATCTACTGCCAACAGGAGTCAGTGTCCATATGATCTCGCCAGGATTCGTTGCCACTGAGGCAACAGCCCAGAATGACTTTGAGATGCCGGCACTCATTAGCGCTGAAGAAGCGGCCCAAGAAATTTTGGCAGGTATTCAGAAGGGGGAATTTGATATTCATTTCCCTAAGCGATTCTCGAGATTTTTAAAGTTCCTCAGAATCTTGCCTTATCCCATCTACTTTTGGATTGTGCGCCGCTTCGTCAAAATTTAAGCAGCGCCAGAGCAATACTTTAAAGCTATTGCTTGTACTTATCCTTGCGGATTTTGTCCTCTAAAAAATCCATTACTGCAATTGCCTTAGCTTTAGTGCCAGCAATAGAGGGCGATGTCACATATTTGCCCTGCATCACAATAGTAGGCACGCCATCAATTCGATAAGCTTCAGCCATTTGTTTTGCCGCACGAGCTTTCGAAATGACAGCAAAAGAACGATAAGTCGCCAAGAAAGTATTGCGATCTATTCCTTGTGAAGCAACCCAATCAGCAATCTCCGACTCCGTTAAAAGACGTTTATTTTCTTTATGCATGGCATACATGACTTTTTCATTGAGAGCGTCACCTTTGCCCATTGCTTCAAGGGCATAAAACAATTGGCTATGTGGCATGAAATCATCACGAAAAGCTACGGGAACCCTTTTAAAAGCGACGTCTTTAGGCTGGCGCTTAACCCAGCTGCTGAGCTCAGGCTCAAAGTCATAGCAATGCGGGCAACCGTACCAAAAGAACTCAATAACTTCAACCTTCCCTTTAGTCTCTACCGGCTGCGCAATCGGCAATATGCGGTAATCAAAACCCTCTTCAATTTTTTGACTTTGAGCGCTAGCAATGCCACTTAAAGCAAGAAATACAAATAATGTAATTACTCTTTTGCTCAATGAAATCATGATTTACTGGATTTAATTAATGTTGGTTTGATGCCGATACTGCTCAATTTATCCCGAACTGGATTACTCTCTTCAACACTGTTATAAGGACCCACGCGAACACGCCATAAAGTATTGCCATCAGCCGTAACCTCACTTAACTGCGCTTGGATACCTTGAATAGCTAAAGTGGCTTTTTGCGCATCTGCATCTGCGCGCTTATTAAAGGCGCCGACTTGCAAGAAATAAATAGCGTCAGATTTAGTTGCAGTAGAAGGTGCGTCAGTAGACTTTTTGCCACCAACCAAGTCACCAATTGGATCGGCTGATGCAGGCGCAGGTGATTTACCTTGAAGCGGCTTATTTAAATCCACTGGTTCTGCAGGGGCGGCTGTTTCACCTTCAGCGGGTGCGGCAGAAGGTTTGATTGTTAATGGAAGACTGGGAGCGCGCATTCCAGGTCTTTCTTGGGGGGTATTCTTGGAAAGATAAAAAGCGATAACGAACGCGATTCCGAGACCAACACCTAAACCCAAGATAAAGCCAAGAATAGTGCCACCATATTGGGTGTTTTTACTATCCACGCGGTGCTGTACAAAGCCAGTTTTCTGATTCGGTGTTTTCATCATTTCCTCATCTTACATCTACACCCCATACCTCGCCATTACATCTTTGCTGGCGCGGATACCCCGAGTACTTTTAGGCCATTTTGCAATACTTGACGCGTTGCCGAGAGCAATGCAAGACGCGCTAACTTTAAATTTTGGTCGTCAACCAATACCCGATCGGCGTTGTAGAAGGTATGGAAATCGCCCGCTAAATCCCGTAAGTAAAAAGCCAAAGCATGAGGGGCCAACTCTTCTGCAGCTGTTGTCAGCATTTCTGGATATTCCGCTAAACGACGCAGCAAATGATCAGACGCCTTACTTTGCAAGAGGGATAAATCCGCTCCAGCTAAGTCTACCGTTTTTCCACCCCATTGCTGCAAGATTGAGCTGATTCGCGCATGTGCGTACTGCACATAGAAAACAGGGTTCTCGTCATTCTGCTGCAAGGCTAAATCAATATCAAAAACAAATTCCGTATCTGCTTTACGCGAGATTAAGAAAAAGCGCACAGCATCACGACCACGCTGCAATGCTAATTCCCGCTCTTCAGGAGTCATCTCTGAAGTAACACCACCAGACCATTCCACTAAATCTCGGACGGTGACATATGAACCGGCACGCTTAGAAATTTTGACCTCTTCGCCGTGACGCATCACCGTGACCATCTTATGCAATACGTAATCGGGATAAGTTTTAGGGATATCCCAGCCACGTTTCTGCGCTACACCCTGCAAGCCTGAGCGAACACGGGCAATTGTTCCATGATGATCGCTACCTTGCACGTTAATCACCTTCTGAAAGCCACGATTCCACTTGCTTGTGTGATATGCAACGTCTGGCACAAAATAAGTAAAGCTACCGTCGGACTTAC
This region includes:
- a CDS encoding ferredoxin translates to MSFSHHLFFCLNQRSNGEACCDQHNAFALFDYAKKRVKELGLAGSGKIRVNKAGCLDRCADGPVMVVYPQGVWYTFVDVDDIEEIIQSHLIAGRPVERLQLT
- a CDS encoding VanZ family protein; the encoded protein is MDQKDQRPRKLVWPLQAMPLARAMSLSYALLILYVSLNPFDFDFHNGISAGAWLNAPLPRFITLFDVAVNILAYIPLGFLVMFAAYPRWRNFVALGVALGLSAALALGVETLQSWLPTRIPSQMDWWANVLGGLLGGLLAIPLGPQWLSGSAIRRRFDQWFGLNWAACALFLLFPWSQIYPQSSWLGTGVWGHAIFASVDWGTLVINHVIQEAVITSLCWLGVALLLSLGMRAKAPQWRILNGLLGLTVTIKILFTALQFGAELSLNWLTAGAIWGMVLGSILLRRTLRLEPEQKFWLALICLVGTTIAVNVLPDNPYFILTLRHWYQGRLLHFNELMQWVSVVWLPLALIWMLRSAKEFKSKH
- a CDS encoding biotin--[acetyl-CoA-carboxylase] ligase — translated: MTANCILERITETKSTNDDLLVRWRAGQLIDPIARIAHKQTAGKGRAGRSWLANPEDSLCFSLAFPFKRTPAELSGLSLLVGLAVISGIAQACDLNESKLHELGLRLKWPNDLLLNGCKLAGILIEGGQAKAGDATWMIIGIGINLRNAEAIEANLGNGLKASSIQQITNSPPDVEYLWLKLIASLEHHLAEFDQHGFKPCMGSWMKWDAYRDHAVCISGAGKDAVNGIAKGVDEFGALLLQQENKTIAIHAGDVSLRIQS
- a CDS encoding type III pantothenate kinase, which produces MSLYLFFDVGNTRLKWAAVESNQNPSAQQKKLWAYSGSISSKSLQSEEHRAELADYISKTLPKPDAIGFSCVAGEEAISNLKSLFPQWSDLNWKQLQGDSTYSGMRSLYQDQSKLGADRWAALIGARALSTHNTLIVNAGTATTIDLLGSNGVHYGGWILPGLGLMQESLQSKTAQLPLAIREESQQEFGITTNEAIIGGCDAAQIGAIHYALLQAKKLNHPVERIWLDGGNAKVLLTQIKKSDLQSWPIEQTEGLVLRGIWAWLLQNL
- the rfaE2 gene encoding D-glycero-beta-D-manno-heptose 1-phosphate adenylyltransferase, producing MSKLPPPSFEAKVCPPDELAARLAKLPRPLVFTNGVFDILHRGHASYLAQARALGASLIVGVNSDASVKMLGKGDDRPINTEADRQALLAALESVDMAVLFTEQTPVNLIEKIRPDIYVKGGDYEIDTLAETHLVKSWGGKAVAIPFLYERSTTSLLGKIRS
- a CDS encoding glutathione peroxidase, producing the protein MHRNLMNWLLPFLFLLPGVQVANAANSCSPLLSHTFPRLQDETPQNLCQYQGKVILVVNTASFCGFTSQYEGLEKIYAKYKDQGFVVLGFPSNDFGQQEPGSNKDIADFCKNTYDVKFPMFSKSSISGSNPNPLFKMLITKTGTTPKWNFYKYLIDRNGNVVDSYGSMTKPTSSSITNQIEKLLGEKVQ
- a CDS encoding FAD-dependent oxidoreductase, producing the protein MSQKRIAIIGAGISGLGCAYALRQHPEFEITLYEAGGHIGGHSNTVDFTCNLNGKEITHGVDTGFLVFNRKTYPRLVRLFEEIQAPVAPSEMSFSVSIDASLKSGSSKKIEWAGNDINSFFGQRSNLLSPSFWHMAYDILRFNRLATQLAHEQIDAGHQYKEPDEKIADFLMRHRFSQSFKENYFLPMIGAIWSCSVEQMLEFPIQTMVRFCHNHGLLQIQNRPQWLTIKGGSREYVKRIVAAIEKHGAVIKRDCVLRVNTSHDGGQAEVISQAGSSYFDEVIMACHSDQALDLVHGIDQEARNILAAIPYQKNRAILHTDTRFLPEAKRCWAAWNYTAKSGDKPNAKQHVSVNYLINRLQPLPDQLKNTQIIVSLNPSEEPDPKLVHQEIHYSHPVFDMSAIQAQKELPLIQGLSSIWYCGAWTGFGFHEDGLRSGELVAEALIESVRQPIKAKQDS
- a CDS encoding DUF1365 domain-containing protein translates to MAQTKINFGVVKHQRMRPAKNAFGYGVFTISVPMRARQANPNLLNDYGLSDNRWGICAFFDKDHGLGEPNSLAWIEKILADNQIPHVDGEIWLQTFPRVLGYVFNPVSFWICTRADGQVQAVLAEVNNTFGERHCYLLFKDSGEVLHSGETLTSKKVFHVSPFCEVRGEYHFRFLFPQDSSSGKNSVYRIELHEDGLPLINTSISGASRPLSRANVYLALLRYPLMSLGVIFRIHWQALKLWIKGVPFHSKPKPPELEVSR
- a CDS encoding cyclopropane-fatty-acyl-phospholipid synthase family protein → MNRPGQSLLSRLNFSRPQERAYSSHKHQLSAKTLLTLLTQLSSGYLKLTLPDGEKREFGNHGDQLHAEIHILEWSVFKEIMSHGDIGFAESYIQGKWNTPDLKALLELAIRNRTILEKAIYGNWYGSIFYRLKHWLRDNSKTGSRKNIHAHYDLGNAFYTLWLDPTMSYSSAWFSEGDKQELADAQRAKIRRILESLQTKPGDHVLEIGCGWGGVMEESLRTNRAITGLTLSTEQKAFAESRLLAVQSQMTNPASFEVRLQDYRDCQEKFDGIASVEMFEAVGEKHWPEYFETVAKCLKAGGKACIQTIVIAEDLFERYRRNTDFIQQYVFPGGMLPSRASFKASAAKAGLKIEQEFAFGADYAKTLCLWRDGFNHKLQEVRQLGFDEAFIRLWNFYLMYCAAGFTERNIDVVQFTLSHQPSTASSDALSV
- a CDS encoding SDR family NAD(P)-dependent oxidoreductase, which gives rise to MKQSGIEQFVGKRVWVIGASSGIGEACVKALLAQGAKVALSSRRVERLNQIALNSDTNQTLVIPLDVTRNEQLKEGYKTILNAWGGIDLLLFVSGVYTPLRADNFDIQIAEKTIDANLLGPMRAVALVTPEMLKAHSGHIAIVGSVAGYSGLPKALAYGPSKAAIINFCENLYYDLLPTGVSVHMISPGFVATEATAQNDFEMPALISAEEAAQEILAGIQKGEFDIHFPKRFSRFLKFLRILPYPIYFWIVRRFVKI
- a CDS encoding thiol:disulfide interchange protein DsbA/DsbL, which codes for MISLSKRVITLFVFLALSGIASAQSQKIEEGFDYRILPIAQPVETKGKVEVIEFFWYGCPHCYDFEPELSSWVKRQPKDVAFKRVPVAFRDDFMPHSQLFYALEAMGKGDALNEKVMYAMHKENKRLLTESEIADWVASQGIDRNTFLATYRSFAVISKARAAKQMAEAYRIDGVPTIVMQGKYVTSPSIAGTKAKAIAVMDFLEDKIRKDKYKQ
- a CDS encoding SPOR domain-containing protein; the encoded protein is MMKTPNQKTGFVQHRVDSKNTQYGGTILGFILGLGVGLGIAFVIAFYLSKNTPQERPGMRAPSLPLTIKPSAAPAEGETAAPAEPVDLNKPLQGKSPAPASADPIGDLVGGKKSTDAPSTATKSDAIYFLQVGAFNKRADADAQKATLAIQGIQAQLSEVTADGNTLWRVRVGPYNSVEESNPVRDKLSSIGIKPTLIKSSKS